One segment of Trachemys scripta elegans isolate TJP31775 chromosome 1, CAS_Tse_1.0, whole genome shotgun sequence DNA contains the following:
- the C1H12orf57 gene encoding protein C10 isoform X2, with protein MCQEASQDSEYQTRVVLAEVIKAFGSPENAQRMEEARDNACNDMGKMLQFLLPVATQIQQDVIKAYGFSNDGEGVLKFARLIKSYESQDPEIANMSGKLKAMFLPPMTLPPHGAGTGGVAAS; from the exons ATGTGCCAGGAAGCCTCTCAGGACAGTGAATATCAGACTCGTG TGGTTCTGGCCGAGGTCATCAAGGCCTTCGGCTCCCCGGAGAATGCCCAGCGCATGGAGGAGGCCCGGGATAACGCCTGCAATGACATGGGCAAGATGCTGCAGTTCCTGCTGCCCGTGGCCACCCAGATCCAGCAGGATGTGATCAAAGCCTATGGCTTCAGTAATGATGGAGAGG GGGTCCTGAAATTTGCCAGACTGATAAAATCTTATGAGTCCCAGGACCCAGAGATTGCAAACATGTCCGGGAAGCTAAAAGCCATGTTCCTGCCTCCAATGACACTGCCCCCAcacggggctgggacagggggtgtggCTGCCTCCTGA
- the C1H12orf57 gene encoding protein C10 isoform X3 — translation MEEARDNACNDMGKMLQFLLPVATQIQQDVIKAYGFSNDGEGVLKFARLIKSYESQDPEIANMSGKLKAMFLPPMTLPPHGAGTGGVAAS, via the exons ATGGAGGAGGCCCGGGATAACGCCTGCAATGACATGGGCAAGATGCTGCAGTTCCTGCTGCCCGTGGCCACCCAGATCCAGCAGGATGTGATCAAAGCCTATGGCTTCAGTAATGATGGAGAGG GGGTCCTGAAATTTGCCAGACTGATAAAATCTTATGAGTCCCAGGACCCAGAGATTGCAAACATGTCCGGGAAGCTAAAAGCCATGTTCCTGCCTCCAATGACACTGCCCCCAcacggggctgggacagggggtgtggCTGCCTCCTGA
- the C1H12orf57 gene encoding protein C10 isoform X1, producing MSSLQRPMAAPAQAPPGSLSAEQAKVVLAEVIKAFGSPENAQRMEEARDNACNDMGKMLQFLLPVATQIQQDVIKAYGFSNDGEGVLKFARLIKSYESQDPEIANMSGKLKAMFLPPMTLPPHGAGTGGVAAS from the exons ATGTCTAGCCTGCAGCGCCCCATGGCTGCTCCGGCCCAGGCCCCGCCGGGCTCGCTGAGCGCCGAGCAGGCCAAAG TGGTTCTGGCCGAGGTCATCAAGGCCTTCGGCTCCCCGGAGAATGCCCAGCGCATGGAGGAGGCCCGGGATAACGCCTGCAATGACATGGGCAAGATGCTGCAGTTCCTGCTGCCCGTGGCCACCCAGATCCAGCAGGATGTGATCAAAGCCTATGGCTTCAGTAATGATGGAGAGG GGGTCCTGAAATTTGCCAGACTGATAAAATCTTATGAGTCCCAGGACCCAGAGATTGCAAACATGTCCGGGAAGCTAAAAGCCATGTTCCTGCCTCCAATGACACTGCCCCCAcacggggctgggacagggggtgtggCTGCCTCCTGA